One window from the genome of Desulfobacterales bacterium encodes:
- a CDS encoding lytic transglycosylase domain-containing protein, protein MAHNHLFSIQQLHSRQILGRAKSKAKYGSNHRMAVQGTHFKNILSAVQSRTTGRKFKTRGLTIADYRAQAVISKSRFKPQPATHFFENRILKPIPTQPPSKALNRKTPLEVSRKNEKTEPAIKPEPKIQQTPPVLSKREQIEQCVQKAAAKYSLPPALIKAVIRAESNFQVGAVSRAGARGLMQLMPATAKELGVTDSFDIDQNIDGGAKYLRRMLNRFDGNVRHALAAYNAGPGTVIKYNGHVPYPETQQYIKRVLRFSKQMA, encoded by the coding sequence ATGGCGCACAACCATCTGTTTTCGATTCAGCAACTTCACAGCCGTCAGATCCTTGGGCGTGCCAAGTCCAAGGCCAAATATGGATCAAATCACCGTATGGCTGTACAGGGCACCCATTTTAAGAACATCCTTTCTGCTGTCCAGAGCCGCACCACTGGCAGAAAATTTAAAACCCGCGGGCTGACCATAGCCGATTACCGCGCCCAAGCGGTGATCTCAAAATCACGCTTTAAACCCCAACCCGCAACACATTTTTTTGAAAACAGAATCCTGAAACCAATTCCAACCCAGCCCCCGTCAAAGGCTTTGAATCGCAAAACCCCTTTAGAGGTTAGCCGCAAAAATGAAAAAACTGAGCCCGCCATAAAGCCAGAGCCAAAAATTCAACAAACACCGCCGGTTTTAAGCAAACGCGAGCAGATCGAGCAATGTGTTCAAAAAGCGGCCGCTAAATACAGCCTGCCGCCAGCCTTGATTAAAGCGGTTATTCGGGCTGAATCCAATTTTCAGGTGGGTGCGGTTTCACGCGCTGGCGCCAGAGGATTGATGCAGCTGATGCCGGCCACCGCCAAAGAGTTGGGTGTCACCGACAGCTTTGATATCGATCAGAATATCGATGGGGGTGCCAAATATTTACGGCGCATGCTGAATCGGTTTGACGGCAATGTCAGACACGCGCTGGCGGCCTACAATGCCGGTCCCGGGACCGTCATCAAATACAATGGCCACGTCCCTTATCCCGAAACCCAACAATACATCAAGCGGGTGCTGCGATTTTCAAAACAGATGGCCTAA
- a CDS encoding HDIG domain-containing protein has product MERPLISNFFMKLLLNVTLIALTIFACFVENIYLAVRPPKPQNTASLSIRARQPFTFDQKKALSSKRIQALSQFIPVFNYVPERVKASRKKMQVLTKELLTYQDRGKKRVDELVLLINSEFGVDIPAKTMSKVLQYRDLRKLLKGILTIEESILQNKIYDDAKRLKGKKTIEIHDPTLKAPAMTPVDELTSLQSARLMLLQKVEALFWQVNASVLDPVLKISQTTLLPNLIYDEKENTLRLDKIHRQYPIETLSFQAGEILVPFRKVLSEEDVLLLNAYQQQQIKKIYRNAPWVVFTVLFMVIFYNLFLSKVLTDGSRKAPPQRPLISLLILCIVVLKGCLLFTPWPIYIIPFAFLPLMVISLNHGKLTAIGTAVVGAILVSLFAGPQYPIVLYLIFGGLAATLVSANIQKRWQIILPSVIVGLVNALSVMAFSLDWQAVFPAATGQLNISALLQAESFNPALMEQIGWAFVGGLAAGPLALLLLPLLEISWDTASTFKLNRYSDLQHPLLKKLQQTAPGTYQHSMTVAHLAQVVGEAIGANSLLLRIGAYYHDIGKMEVPKNFIENQFNSPNPHDLLDPWESTELIINHVKSGIKIAMTAGLPRAVVDLIVQHHGTQLMEYFFSLATKEQPRETLDELDFRYPGPKPQSAEAAILMIVDSVEAASRTMQDPTRTKLKKMVQLIVGKRIADGQFSQCDLTTRDISKIVRVLVDALEVSFHTRIRYPWQEKVTAQRKSSWSFRLGGKDKPPPSRKSFKM; this is encoded by the coding sequence ATGGAACGACCACTGATATCAAATTTTTTTATGAAATTACTGTTAAATGTGACGTTGATTGCATTGACGATTTTTGCCTGCTTTGTGGAAAACATCTATTTGGCCGTCAGACCGCCCAAACCTCAAAATACCGCATCGCTGTCGATCCGGGCCCGCCAGCCGTTTACTTTTGATCAGAAAAAGGCACTGAGTTCAAAGCGGATTCAGGCCCTTTCGCAGTTTATCCCGGTATTTAATTATGTTCCTGAGCGCGTCAAAGCCTCCAGAAAAAAAATGCAGGTGCTGACCAAGGAATTATTAACCTATCAGGATCGCGGGAAAAAACGCGTCGATGAACTGGTTTTATTGATCAACTCCGAATTTGGTGTGGATATCCCGGCTAAAACCATGTCCAAAGTATTGCAATATCGGGATTTGAGAAAATTACTGAAAGGCATTTTAACCATTGAAGAGTCCATTCTTCAAAATAAAATCTATGATGACGCCAAACGGTTAAAAGGTAAAAAAACCATCGAAATCCACGATCCCACCCTCAAAGCACCGGCGATGACCCCTGTTGATGAACTGACATCGCTTCAATCCGCGCGACTGATGCTGCTGCAAAAAGTTGAGGCGCTTTTCTGGCAGGTAAACGCATCCGTCCTGGACCCGGTCTTAAAAATATCTCAGACCACCCTGCTGCCGAACCTGATTTACGACGAAAAGGAAAATACGCTGCGTCTGGACAAAATTCACCGTCAATATCCAATCGAGACCCTCTCGTTTCAGGCCGGTGAAATTCTGGTGCCCTTTCGCAAGGTATTGAGCGAAGAAGATGTGCTGTTGTTAAACGCCTATCAACAACAACAGATTAAAAAAATATACCGTAACGCGCCCTGGGTTGTGTTTACGGTTTTATTCATGGTTATTTTCTACAACTTGTTTCTTTCAAAGGTGCTGACAGATGGATCGCGCAAAGCACCACCGCAGCGGCCCCTGATATCATTGTTGATTTTATGTATCGTTGTGCTCAAGGGATGCCTGCTGTTTACGCCATGGCCGATCTACATCATTCCTTTTGCATTTTTACCCTTGATGGTCATCTCCTTAAATCATGGAAAGCTGACCGCCATCGGCACCGCTGTGGTGGGGGCCATTCTGGTCAGCCTGTTTGCCGGCCCGCAATATCCCATCGTGCTTTATCTTATTTTTGGCGGATTGGCGGCCACACTGGTGTCTGCCAATATACAAAAACGCTGGCAGATTATCCTGCCGTCTGTGATTGTGGGATTGGTCAACGCGCTGAGCGTTATGGCCTTCAGCCTGGATTGGCAGGCGGTCTTTCCGGCAGCAACGGGCCAGCTGAATATCAGCGCCCTGCTTCAGGCAGAATCCTTCAATCCGGCCTTGATGGAACAAATCGGCTGGGCTTTTGTTGGCGGTTTGGCCGCCGGGCCCCTGGCGCTGTTGCTGCTGCCGCTGCTGGAAATTAGCTGGGATACGGCCTCCACCTTTAAACTCAATCGATACTCGGACTTGCAGCATCCGCTGTTGAAAAAATTGCAGCAAACCGCGCCCGGCACCTATCAGCATTCGATGACCGTCGCCCATCTGGCACAGGTTGTCGGTGAGGCCATCGGCGCCAATTCACTGCTTTTGCGCATAGGTGCCTATTACCACGATATCGGCAAAATGGAAGTGCCCAAAAATTTTATTGAAAACCAATTCAACAGCCCAAATCCACATGACTTGCTGGACCCCTGGGAAAGCACTGAATTGATTATCAACCACGTTAAAAGCGGCATCAAAATCGCGATGACCGCCGGCTTGCCCAGAGCCGTGGTGGATTTGATTGTTCAGCACCACGGAACCCAGCTGATGGAGTACTTTTTTAGCCTGGCAACCAAGGAGCAGCCCAGGGAAACCCTGGATGAACTCGACTTCAGGTATCCGGGCCCCAAGCCACAGAGCGCGGAAGCGGCCATTCTGATGATCGTCGATTCGGTAGAAGCCGCATCCCGCACGATGCAGGACCCCACCCGCACCAAACTGAAAAAAATGGTCCAGCTTATCGTCGGCAAACGCATCGCAGATGGACAATTCAGCCAGTGCGACCTGACGACCCGCGATATCTCCAAAATAGTGCGTGTACTGGTCGATGCCCTGGAAGTGTCCTTTCATACCCGTATTCGCTACCCGTGGCAGGAGAAAGTTACCGCTCAAAGGAAATCCAGCTGGAGCTTTAGACTCGGCGGAAAAGATAAGCCACCGCCCTCCCGCAAATCCTTTAAAATGTGA
- a CDS encoding pyruvate flavodoxin/ferredoxin oxidoreductase, with protein sequence MSLSLLEGNEAIARGAIAAGCRFFAGYPITPATTIYHNMLNLLPPLGGICIQGEDEIASIGFCLGASMAGMKVMTATSGPGISLYSENLSFAIGSEIPIVIVDVQRLGPSTGSATRGADGDINFLRWGSSGGLPVIVLAPVDVADCFALTLQAFNLAEEFRCPVFLASNKEIGMTRESIDLQNIEIPDLVERSAAPTDQPLLPFGVDPGQQVPNFLPIGHEVLVRQTSSTHGPDGYITTDSDVIAQNQARLKNKLLSAIDRFSFHELYSSGDADTLLIAYGVSARAAKAVFKARKKKGKPISLLILKTLWPVPENVIRQAARNAKRIVVVEMNLGQYVREIQRILPHTPVDFCGQMDGRLITPSRIKEALGHE encoded by the coding sequence ATGAGTCTTAGTTTATTAGAAGGCAACGAGGCAATTGCCCGTGGGGCCATTGCTGCAGGTTGCCGGTTTTTTGCCGGCTATCCCATCACACCGGCAACCACCATCTATCACAACATGCTCAACTTGCTACCGCCTCTGGGTGGCATTTGTATTCAAGGTGAGGATGAGATTGCTTCGATTGGATTTTGTCTGGGCGCATCCATGGCCGGAATGAAAGTCATGACCGCCACCTCGGGTCCGGGCATCAGCCTTTACAGTGAAAACCTATCCTTTGCGATCGGCAGCGAAATACCGATCGTCATCGTAGATGTACAACGACTGGGGCCTTCAACCGGCTCGGCCACCCGCGGGGCCGATGGCGATATTAATTTTTTACGCTGGGGCAGCAGCGGTGGCCTGCCGGTGATTGTTCTGGCGCCGGTGGATGTGGCGGATTGTTTTGCATTGACGCTGCAGGCCTTTAATCTGGCCGAAGAATTTCGCTGTCCGGTTTTTTTGGCGTCCAACAAAGAAATCGGTATGACGCGTGAAAGCATCGATCTTCAAAACATAGAGATCCCCGATCTTGTCGAGCGCTCCGCAGCGCCAACCGATCAGCCCCTGTTGCCTTTTGGGGTGGACCCGGGGCAGCAGGTTCCCAATTTTCTGCCCATCGGCCATGAAGTTCTCGTTCGCCAGACCTCCTCGACCCACGGCCCCGATGGATATATCACCACCGATTCGGATGTCATCGCTCAAAATCAGGCGCGTTTAAAGAACAAGCTGCTGTCGGCCATCGACCGCTTTTCTTTTCATGAACTTTACAGCAGCGGCGATGCCGACACCTTGCTGATTGCTTATGGAGTCTCTGCCCGGGCAGCAAAAGCGGTCTTTAAAGCCCGCAAGAAAAAGGGCAAACCCATATCGCTGCTGATTTTAAAAACATTATGGCCGGTGCCGGAAAATGTGATCCGGCAAGCTGCTCGCAATGCCAAACGCATCGTCGTGGTGGAAATGAACCTGGGTCAATATGTGCGGGAAATCCAACGGATTCTGCCTCACACGCCGGTGGACTTCTGTGGTCAAATGGATGGCCGGCTTATCACGCCTTCCCGAATAAAGGAGGCGCTTGGCCATGAATAG
- a CDS encoding thiamine pyrophosphate-dependent enzyme: MNSLLNAARPPVLCPGCAHERITHQLDRAFQNMGLAGHQIVMVSDIGCSGLFDTFFHTHAMHGLHGRALTYAAGLKIAQPELNVVVTMGDGGQGIGGAHLLAACRRNLNLTLLILNNFNFGMTGGQYSATTPPDAQLGSGFLSALERPLDICEVARCAGAPYVRRCSGYQKDLPQLIQDAIEYDGFALLDIWGVCPGRYTKKNRLTPKMIDEALAELPPREGIVPDNVRPEYGQHYRRLAADQKKVPQPPVIETQFKAPQKGRQEVILLGSAGQRVITAGELLCIAGLTAGMKTTQKNEYNITVLRGPSISELILSPQEIDFTGIENPNVVVALDQEGVERRRELFARLGKKALVVQIDGVSVPHSKARIHAVDLKDQGIKRPDWALASLAVLAAMKRVITPQMLEAALRGRFKGKALDASLNLIKQITTGKEA; this comes from the coding sequence ATGAATAGTCTGCTAAATGCGGCAAGACCGCCGGTTTTATGTCCGGGCTGCGCACATGAACGCATTACGCACCAGCTTGACCGGGCGTTTCAAAACATGGGGTTGGCCGGCCATCAGATTGTGATGGTCAGCGATATCGGCTGTTCGGGCCTGTTTGACACGTTTTTTCACACCCATGCCATGCACGGACTGCACGGTCGCGCTCTGACCTATGCGGCCGGGCTAAAAATTGCGCAACCGGAGCTAAACGTGGTGGTCACCATGGGAGATGGTGGTCAGGGGATCGGCGGTGCCCACCTGCTGGCAGCCTGCCGCCGCAACCTTAATCTGACTCTGCTGATTTTAAACAATTTTAATTTCGGCATGACCGGCGGCCAGTACTCGGCTACCACGCCACCGGACGCCCAGCTGGGATCGGGTTTTCTGTCTGCCCTGGAGCGGCCCCTGGATATTTGCGAGGTAGCTCGCTGCGCCGGCGCACCCTATGTGCGGCGATGCTCCGGCTATCAAAAAGACCTGCCGCAGCTTATCCAGGATGCCATTGAATACGACGGATTCGCCCTGCTGGACATCTGGGGTGTTTGCCCCGGGCGCTATACCAAAAAAAACCGGCTCACCCCCAAAATGATCGATGAGGCCCTGGCCGAATTGCCGCCGCGCGAAGGCATTGTGCCGGATAATGTGCGCCCGGAGTACGGGCAACATTATCGCCGCCTGGCCGCCGACCAGAAAAAAGTTCCGCAGCCGCCGGTCATCGAAACCCAATTTAAAGCGCCTCAAAAAGGTCGCCAAGAGGTTATTTTGCTCGGTAGCGCCGGTCAGCGGGTGATTACTGCCGGTGAGCTGCTGTGTATCGCCGGGCTGACGGCCGGTATGAAAACCACTCAAAAAAATGAGTATAATATTACCGTCCTCAGAGGCCCCTCAATCAGCGAGCTGATTTTATCACCGCAGGAAATTGATTTTACCGGAATTGAAAATCCGAATGTGGTCGTAGCGCTGGATCAGGAAGGGGTTGAGCGGCGGCGGGAGCTATTTGCGCGCCTGGGAAAAAAAGCGCTCGTCGTTCAAATCGACGGCGTGAGTGTGCCGCACAGCAAGGCCCGCATCCATGCGGTCGATCTAAAAGATCAGGGCATTAAACGCCCGGACTGGGCGCTGGCGTCACTGGCGGTGTTGGCTGCCATGAAGCGGGTCATCACGCCGCAAATGCTGGAGGCCGCGCTAAGGGGTCGTTTCAAAGGCAAGGCGCTGGATGCTTCTCTAAACCTCATCAAACAAATCACAACAGGCAAAGAAGCCTGA
- a CDS encoding carboxyl transferase domain-containing protein — protein sequence MRPYFEKMTEFGQELKPGQIKSTEASVKQIKEVEAQVAEAVEKVKNAGMPAEKINARGQLTIWQRLEYLVDPGSWNPLHTLYNPEDNSEGTTNVIDGLAKISGKWAVVIGFDNKVYAGAWLPGQAENVFRCTDLAKRLNIPLVWLVNCSGVKLTEQEKFYADRRGSGTTFFRHAELNQAAVPILAAIYGTNPAGGGYQGISPTILFAHKDCNIAVGGGGILSGMSPKGYFDLDGAEQLISAAKQFKVEPPGSTKIHYDETGFFRYVFETEEAVLDGIKEYMKDMPAYNPKFFRVAEPKEPRFPQEDLYHLLPFNQKAMYNFDEILARLVDGSEHMEYRPDYGPEVYTGLVKVDGYLTGVIGNRQGFFGEDYPEYADYAGIGGKLYRQGLIKLNEFVTLCGRDRVPVIWFQDTSGIDVGDIAEKAELLGLGQALIYSIQQTGVPMMLVLLRKGTAAAHYIMGGPTANRHNSFTIGTPATEIYVMHGETAAAASFSRRLVKEKAAGRPLEPIIEEMNKLVKEYHDYSRPVYCAQHGMVDEVAKMTEIRQYLMAFAGAAYQNPKSICPQHQMLLPRIIKG from the coding sequence ATGAGACCCTATTTTGAAAAAATGACAGAATTTGGACAAGAACTTAAACCCGGTCAGATTAAAAGTACCGAGGCCAGTGTTAAACAAATAAAGGAAGTCGAGGCCCAGGTGGCCGAAGCGGTTGAAAAGGTTAAAAATGCCGGTATGCCGGCAGAAAAGATCAATGCCCGCGGACAATTGACGATCTGGCAGCGCCTGGAATACCTGGTGGATCCCGGTAGCTGGAATCCCCTGCATACCCTTTACAATCCTGAGGACAACTCCGAAGGCACCACCAACGTGATCGATGGTCTGGCAAAAATATCGGGCAAATGGGCGGTGGTCATCGGTTTTGACAACAAGGTTTATGCCGGGGCCTGGTTGCCCGGACAGGCTGAAAACGTATTTCGCTGCACCGATCTGGCCAAACGGTTGAATATACCCCTGGTCTGGCTGGTCAACTGCAGTGGCGTCAAGCTCACCGAGCAGGAAAAATTTTATGCCGATCGCCGCGGCTCCGGCACCACCTTTTTCAGGCATGCCGAGCTCAACCAGGCAGCCGTACCGATCCTGGCGGCCATTTACGGCACCAACCCGGCCGGTGGCGGATACCAGGGAATCAGCCCCACTATCCTGTTTGCCCACAAAGACTGCAACATCGCAGTGGGCGGCGGCGGTATTTTAAGCGGCATGTCACCCAAAGGCTACTTTGACCTGGATGGCGCCGAGCAGTTGATTTCGGCGGCCAAGCAATTCAAGGTTGAACCGCCCGGATCCACCAAAATTCATTATGATGAAACGGGCTTTTTCCGCTATGTCTTTGAAACCGAAGAAGCGGTGTTGGACGGTATCAAAGAGTATATGAAAGATATGCCGGCCTATAATCCGAAATTTTTCCGGGTAGCAGAACCCAAAGAGCCGCGTTTTCCCCAGGAAGATCTTTATCACCTGCTGCCGTTTAATCAGAAGGCCATGTACAATTTCGACGAGATTTTGGCACGCTTAGTTGACGGCAGCGAGCACATGGAATACCGGCCCGATTATGGCCCCGAGGTATACACCGGTTTGGTTAAAGTAGACGGGTACCTCACGGGCGTCATCGGCAACCGCCAGGGATTTTTCGGTGAGGATTATCCCGAATATGCCGACTATGCCGGCATCGGGGGCAAACTCTATCGCCAGGGACTCATTAAATTGAACGAGTTTGTCACTCTCTGCGGTCGAGACCGGGTGCCCGTCATCTGGTTTCAGGACACCAGCGGCATCGATGTGGGCGATATCGCCGAAAAAGCCGAATTGCTGGGCCTGGGTCAGGCGCTGATTTATTCCATCCAGCAAACCGGTGTGCCCATGATGCTGGTGCTGCTCAGAAAAGGCACCGCTGCAGCCCATTATATCATGGGTGGACCCACGGCCAACCGCCACAATTCATTTACCATTGGCACACCCGCCACGGAAATCTACGTGATGCACGGCGAGACCGCAGCGGCGGCCAGTTTTTCGCGCCGTCTGGTCAAAGAAAAAGCAGCCGGTCGTCCGCTGGAGCCCATCATTGAAGAAATGAACAAACTGGTCAAAGAATATCACGACTATTCCAGACCTGTTTACTGTGCCCAGCACGGCATGGTGGATGAAGTGGCCAAGATGACCGAAATTCGCCAGTATCTGATGGCTTTTGCCGGTGCGGCTTATCAGAACCCGAAATCGATTTGCCCGCAGCATCAGATGTTGTTGCCGAGGATCATCAAAGGCTGA
- a CDS encoding FHA domain-containing protein → MLGRTFARFKKQKKNGASVASSKKGNGGASAVGRLARILSASGRVSLASLRKMAREEEADAFVKFVQRPVLVGSAVKTGIISSQSGMASEELNSTQIFEPSKSMGSSISASESLKHAVYPLVKGEYPATPRGSFYIGRINGNDMIMPDYAISKRHAIIDIEDSAYFIRDAGSTNGTKINGSRLAKKRVRLKDKDVIGFARYEFTFLYPKSLYEMLCEAKS, encoded by the coding sequence ATGCTGGGTAGAACATTTGCCCGTTTTAAAAAACAAAAAAAGAATGGGGCTTCGGTGGCCTCCTCTAAGAAGGGAAACGGCGGTGCTTCGGCCGTCGGCCGACTGGCAAGGATATTAAGCGCTTCTGGCAGGGTTAGTCTGGCTTCTTTGCGCAAGATGGCTCGGGAAGAGGAAGCTGACGCCTTTGTCAAATTTGTCCAGCGTCCGGTGCTTGTGGGTTCTGCGGTCAAGACGGGGATTATTTCCAGTCAATCGGGAATGGCCAGCGAAGAACTCAACAGTACCCAAATTTTTGAACCCTCCAAAAGTATGGGCAGCTCCATATCCGCTTCCGAGAGTTTGAAACATGCCGTATACCCGCTGGTCAAAGGTGAATATCCGGCAACTCCCCGCGGAAGCTTTTATATCGGGCGTATCAACGGTAACGATATGATTATGCCCGATTATGCCATATCCAAGCGCCACGCCATCATTGACATTGAAGATAGCGCCTACTTCATTCGGGATGCCGGATCAACTAATGGCACCAAGATAAACGGCTCGCGATTGGCTAAAAAACGCGTCAGGCTCAAAGACAAGGATGTCATTGGTTTCGCCCGGTACGAATTTACCTTTCTGTATCCAAAATCTCTCTACGAAATGTTGTGTGAAGCGAAGAGCTAA
- a CDS encoding acetyl-CoA carboxylase biotin carboxyl carrier protein subunit yields the protein MATEILAPMPGTIINILVKEGEEVLEYQEVIILEAMKMENAIPSPEAGKIKEIKVNVDDKVATNQVLMVLE from the coding sequence ATGGCAACTGAAATTCTGGCACCAATGCCTGGGACGATTATCAATATTCTTGTGAAGGAAGGTGAAGAAGTCTTGGAATATCAGGAAGTGATTATTCTAGAAGCCATGAAAATGGAAAATGCCATCCCATCGCCTGAAGCCGGTAAAATTAAAGAAATCAAAGTCAACGTAGACGATAAAGTTGCAACCAATCAAGTATTGATGGTTCTCGAATAA
- a CDS encoding squalene/phytoene synthase family protein has translation MLGPIFVNLWSNRKKPPLTKLRAIEDPEQFLWQILPHAARTFSFVIVFLPPRMRRGLALAYLYCRMLDTYEDLLPTLPEKESALQRFIDRFDGSGKLKPAPSLDLHLTTDPKESTHVLLVNRAASIDAHFDRLVKPQQAAIRRLVRRMGEGMIWASRVFADQRGVLKTPGQLSRYCWYVLGTPMLFADEMVRLDRGLSPQIDDARLRLCAVVGEVIQLANITRDIEKDYVRGIFYHPQLPGLEGIRRQQGILEVRRQLVLRALRQFREFPKYFNTMPTATISRARGAAMLLIITTYAYYWRAAQKAGLTAFEKQERMTLMRGAVTWLKCVLSRRATARFLKWLEQTVIKAFERCKPDEGKVFIWEDGQFDVVKTLSND, from the coding sequence TTGCTGGGTCCTATTTTTGTCAATTTGTGGTCAAACCGCAAAAAGCCCCCGCTGACCAAACTGCGCGCGATCGAGGATCCCGAACAGTTTTTGTGGCAGATTCTTCCCCATGCGGCCCGCACGTTTTCGTTTGTGATCGTATTCCTTCCGCCGCGGATGCGACGCGGCCTGGCGCTGGCTTACCTTTATTGCCGCATGCTGGACACATATGAAGATCTATTGCCCACCCTGCCGGAAAAGGAATCAGCCCTTCAGCGCTTTATCGATCGGTTCGATGGCTCCGGCAAGTTGAAGCCGGCCCCGTCTCTTGACCTGCACCTTACCACTGATCCAAAGGAGAGCACGCACGTACTGTTGGTCAATCGTGCTGCCTCTATCGATGCTCATTTTGATCGCTTGGTAAAACCGCAGCAGGCAGCCATTCGCCGGCTTGTGCGGCGCATGGGTGAAGGCATGATTTGGGCCAGTCGCGTTTTTGCCGATCAGCGCGGTGTTCTTAAGACACCGGGGCAGCTTTCGCGCTATTGCTGGTATGTGCTCGGCACGCCGATGCTTTTTGCAGATGAAATGGTGCGCCTGGACCGGGGACTCTCTCCCCAAATCGATGATGCACGCTTGCGGCTGTGTGCCGTGGTTGGGGAAGTCATACAGCTGGCCAACATCACCCGTGATATCGAAAAAGATTACGTGCGCGGCATCTTCTATCATCCGCAGCTACCCGGCCTGGAAGGCATTCGGCGTCAGCAGGGTATCCTGGAAGTACGCCGGCAGCTGGTGCTGCGGGCGCTGCGCCAGTTCCGCGAGTTTCCGAAGTATTTCAATACCATGCCAACTGCAACGATTTCACGGGCCCGGGGGGCCGCCATGCTGCTGATTATCACCACCTATGCCTATTACTGGCGTGCCGCCCAAAAAGCCGGGCTGACGGCGTTTGAAAAACAGGAGCGAATGACGCTGATGCGCGGTGCGGTCACCTGGCTGAAATGCGTCCTTTCCCGTCGGGCAACCGCGCGCTTTTTAAAATGGCTTGAACAAACGGTGATCAAGGCTTTTGAGCGCTGCAAGCCGGATGAGGGTAAGGTGTTTATCTGGGAGGATGGGCAATTCGATGTGGTTAAAACCCTCTCAAATGACTGA
- a CDS encoding M23 family metallopeptidase encodes MRLLKIIAVLLMVGAVGAVLPGCAAAGNETTTDTPNAVARLSSSEVANGQVTVIELDLRAAELDASGLKARFEQNDIALFQHPIKPAGVYCGLVGIPIGKKPQKTTIELEWTDADGRQNSQRVPFQIVEGSYRKEALKVAPKHVSPSPKNLQRIKAEKKEVRRIYASSSHTRLWYGNFIKPLTSKTTSVFGNLRLFNGELQSYHRGTDFRAKTGTPIYASNSGVVRLAKNLYFSGNIVIVDHGMGIFTNYAHLSKIDVVAGQHVARGDQIGLSGATGRVSGPHLHWGVKVNGAYVDPLQFIIVVSDLLNP; translated from the coding sequence TTGAGATTATTGAAGATTATTGCCGTTCTGCTGATGGTTGGCGCAGTCGGTGCGGTGTTGCCCGGGTGTGCTGCGGCAGGCAATGAAACCACAACCGACACCCCGAATGCTGTTGCCAGACTTTCCTCGTCCGAGGTAGCCAACGGCCAGGTGACGGTTATTGAATTGGATCTGCGCGCTGCGGAACTCGATGCAAGCGGCCTGAAAGCCCGTTTTGAGCAAAACGACATTGCCCTTTTCCAGCACCCCATAAAGCCTGCCGGGGTCTATTGCGGGCTGGTCGGCATTCCGATCGGCAAAAAGCCGCAGAAAACGACTATCGAATTGGAATGGACAGACGCAGATGGCCGCCAAAACAGCCAGCGTGTTCCTTTTCAGATTGTCGAGGGCAGTTACAGAAAAGAAGCCCTGAAAGTGGCACCAAAGCATGTCAGCCCGAGCCCTAAAAATCTGCAACGCATTAAGGCCGAAAAAAAAGAGGTCCGTCGCATCTATGCCAGCAGCAGCCATACGCGCCTTTGGTATGGTAATTTTATCAAACCGCTAACCAGCAAAACCACCAGCGTCTTTGGAAACCTCCGGTTGTTCAACGGTGAGCTGCAAAGCTACCACCGGGGCACGGATTTTCGGGCTAAAACCGGCACACCGATTTATGCATCCAACTCCGGAGTGGTCCGGCTGGCCAAAAACCTGTATTTTTCGGGCAATATTGTCATCGTCGATCACGGCATGGGCATCTTCACCAACTATGCCCACCTGAGTAAAATTGACGTAGTTGCCGGTCAGCATGTGGCCAGGGGAGATCAAATCGGATTAAGCGGCGCCACCGGAAGGGTCAGCGGCCCGCACCTGCACTGGGGCGTCAAAGTGAATGGGGCTTATGTGGATCCCCTGCAGTTTATCATCGTCGTCTCGGACCTGCTCAACCCATAA